The Acetomicrobium flavidum genome window below encodes:
- the panC gene encoding pantoate--beta-alanine ligase, producing MEVIKSTAEMQEISLRLKREGRIIGLVPTMGYLHDGHLSLIKKARRENDIVIMSNFVNPLQFGPKEDFATYPRDLDRDNKLAESAGVDYVFAPTTEEMYPQGYDTYVEVKGPITEKMCGKSRPGHFKGVTTVVLKLFLITQPDRAYFGQKDAQQAIVIRKMVTDLNVPVKIITCPIIREEDGLALSSRNTYLSSEERLQALALPRALSAGRDMIMKGETDPQKVRLHIKQILESSPGIRVDYVEVIDGDDLSDLSVIKGKVLLAAAVYVGKTRLIDNIDLML from the coding sequence ATGGAAGTCATAAAAAGTACAGCTGAGATGCAAGAAATATCCCTTCGCCTTAAGCGGGAAGGAAGAATTATCGGACTGGTACCAACTATGGGATATCTTCACGATGGACATTTAAGTCTTATCAAAAAGGCCAGGAGAGAAAACGATATCGTAATAATGAGCAACTTCGTAAACCCTCTCCAGTTCGGTCCCAAAGAGGACTTTGCCACCTATCCGCGCGATTTAGACCGTGATAACAAATTAGCGGAATCAGCTGGCGTGGATTATGTTTTTGCTCCCACAACTGAGGAAATGTACCCACAAGGCTATGACACCTACGTTGAAGTCAAAGGCCCTATTACTGAAAAGATGTGCGGAAAATCTCGACCAGGGCATTTTAAGGGTGTAACCACCGTCGTATTAAAGCTCTTTCTCATTACCCAACCTGACCGTGCTTACTTTGGCCAAAAGGACGCCCAACAGGCCATTGTTATTAGAAAAATGGTCACCGATCTAAATGTGCCCGTAAAGATCATAACCTGCCCCATCATCCGAGAGGAGGACGGTTTGGCACTTAGCTCTCGCAACACCTATCTGTCTTCGGAAGAAAGACTCCAGGCCCTTGCCCTCCCTAGGGCTTTATCAGCAGGCAGAGATATGATCATGAAAGGCGAGACCGATCCGCAAAAAGTGAGACTGCATATTAAACAAATACTGGAGTCATCGCCAGGCATTCGCGTGGACTACGTAGAGGTTATAGATGGGGATGATTTGTCCGATCTTTCCGTGATAAAGGGTAAAGTGCTTCTTGCTGCCGCGGTATATGTCGGGAAAACCAGGCTCATTGACAATATCGACCTCATGTTATAG